A DNA window from Trichosurus vulpecula isolate mTriVul1 chromosome 2, mTriVul1.pri, whole genome shotgun sequence contains the following coding sequences:
- the LOC118837289 gene encoding probable E3 ubiquitin-protein ligase TRIML1 codes for MDARDLIENLKAELTCSICLGCITDPVTVKCGHSFCTGCLLQCKEEDDETFTCPECRGVIRHSDLVPNKQLQNLSITGKRLRSHLLQSMVGLTTCDEHGEKEKFFCEEDQRLLCDSCLLAPEHKNHHVLPLETATDKCKDKLQETRNILEKKELGFKTALEKVRRRKTRCKEDTYDLKQSVISEYGKMHQFLWDEEHEYLKRLDQESRDNLVKLEERKAELSQQIQNLQRMIVEIQENLDKAPLEVLQDMTGTLEKNEECLLQKPELPSLGWSTYSITALREMLMSFQRDITFDPESANPHLTLSEDLKKVKYGSVPQDLPNNKERFDYVLAVLGAQTFTSGKHYWEVEVGEKTEWELGICKDSVSRKGQLSSSSEDGILYEFDIYQGDPLLGANI; via the coding sequence ATGGATGCAAGAGACTTAATTGAAAACCTCAAGGCAGAGCTGACTTGCTCCATCTGTCTTGGGTGCATCACTGATCCAGTGACTGTCAAATGTGGCCATtccttttgcacaggctgtcttcTCCAGTGCAAGGAGGAAGACGATGAAACCTTCACCTGCCCAGAGTGCAGAGGAGTCATCAGACACAGTGACCTGGTGCCCAACAAGCAACTGCAGAATCTGTCCATCACTGGTAAGAGGCTGAGATCTCATTTGCTGCAGAGCATGGTGGGCCTGACCACCTGTGATGAACATGGGGAAAAAGAGAAGTTCTTCTGTGAGGAAGACCAGAGACTCCTCTGTGATTCTTGTCTATTAGCCCCAGAGCACAAGAATCATCATGTCCTTCCCTTGGAAACAGCGACTGATAAGTGCAAGGACAAGCTCCAGGAGACAAGGAATATCTTAGAGAAaaaagaactgggatttaaaACGGCATTGGAAAAAGTGAGAAGAAGAAAGACACGCTGTAAGGAGGACACCTACGATTTGAAACAGTCCGTTATTTCTGAATATGGGAAAATGCACCAGTTCTTATGGGATGAAGAACATGAGTACTTGAAAAGACTGGATCAGGAATCCAGAGACAATCTGGTCAAACTGGAGGAAAGAAAGGCTGAGTTGTCCCAGCAAATCCAGAACCTGCAACGGATGATCGTAGAAATACAGGAGAATTTGGATAAGGCACCCTTGGAAGTGCTGCAGGATATGACAGGCACTTTGGAAAAGAATGAGGAATGCCTACTTCAAAAACCAGAGCTTCCTTCCCTTGGCTGGTCCACCTACTCCATCACAGCTTTGAGAGAAATGCTCATGAGTTTCCAGAGGGATATCACTTTTGATCCTGAATCAGCCAATCCTCATCTCACCCTGTCTGAAGACTTGAAGAAGGTCAAGTATGGAAGTGTCCCTCAGGACCTTCCTAACAACAAAGAGAGATTTGACTATGTTCTTGCTGTTTTGGGGGCCCAGACCTTCACCTCAGGCAAACACTATTGGGaagtggaggtgggagagaagacAGAGTGGGAATTGGGCATCTGTAAAGATTCAGTCAGCAGAAAGGGGCAACTCTCCTCCTCATCTGAGGAT
- the LOC118837288 gene encoding probable E3 ubiquitin-protein ligase TRIML1: MDARDLIENLKAELTCSICLGCITDPVTVKCGHSFCTGCLLQCKEEDDETFTCPECRGVIRHSDLVPNKQLQNLSITGKRLRSHLLQSMVGLTTCDQHGEKEKFFCEEDQRLLCDSCLLAPEHKNHHVLPLETATDKCKDKLQETRNILEKKELEFKTALEKVRRRKTRCKEDTYDLKQSVISEYGKMHQFLWDEEHEYLKRLDQESRDNLVKLEERKAELSQQIQNLQRMIVEIQENLDKAPLEVLQDMTGTLEKNEECLLQKPELPSLGWSTYSITALREMLMSFQRDITFDPESANPHLTLSEDLKKVKYGSVPQDLPNNKERFDYVLAVLGAQTFTSGKHYWEVEVGDKTEWELGICKDSVSRKGQLSSSSENVRILAGCTSGNCYFILNSHNDFQSIQPIHKVGIFLDYEKGHIAFYNVTDRCLIYSPSNIVFEGLLRPYFSFGVPKEESTSGSLIICPIIND, encoded by the coding sequence ATGGATGCAAGAGACTTAATTGAAAACCTCAAGGCAGAGCTCACTTGCTCCATCTGTCTTGGGTGCATCACTGATCCAGTGACTGTCAAATGTGGCCATtccttttgcacaggctgtcttcTCCAGTGCAAGGAGGAAGACGATGAAACCTTCACCTGCCCAGAGTGCAGAGGAGTCATCAGACACAGTGACCTGGTGCCCAACAAGCAACTGCAGAATCTGTCCATCACTGGTAAGAGGCTGAGATCTCATTTGCTGCAGAGCATGGTGGGCCTGACCACCTGTGATCAACATGGGGAAAAAGAGAAGTTCTTCTGTGAGGAAGACCAGAGACTCCTCTGTGATTCTTGTCTATTAGCCCCAGAGCACAAGAATCATCATGTCCTTCCCTTGGAAACAGCGACTGATAAGTGCAAGGACAAGCTCCAGGAGACAAGGAATATCTTAGAGAAAAAAGAACTGGAATTTAAAACGGCATTGGAAAAAGTGAGAAGAAGAAAGACACGCTGTAAGGAGGACACCTACGATTTGAAACAGTCCGTTATTTCTGAATATGGGAAAATGCACCAGTTCTTATGGGATGAAGAACATGAGTACTTGAAAAGACTGGATCAGGAATCCAGAGACAATCTGGTCAAACTGGAGGAAAGAAAGGCTGAGTTGTCCCAGCAAATCCAGAACCTGCAACGGATGATCGTAGAAATACAGGAGAATTTAGATAAGGCACCCTTGGAAGTGCTGCAGGATATGACAGGCACTTTGGAAAAGAATGAGGAATGCCTACTTCAAAAACCAGAGCTTCCTTCCCTTGGCTGGTCCACCTACTCCATCACAGCTTTGAGAGAAATGCTCATGAGTTTCCAGAGGGATATCACTTTTGATCCTGAATCAGCCAATCCTCATCTCACCCTGTCTGAAGACTTGAAGAAGGTCAAGTATGGAAGTGTCCCTCAGGACCTTCCTAACAACAAAGAGAGATTTGACTATGTTCTTGCTGTTTTGGGGGCCCAGACCTTCACCTCAGGCAAACACTATTGGGAAGTGGAGGTGGGAGACAAGACAGAGTGGGAATTGGGCATCTGTAAAGATTCAGTCAGCAGAAAGGGGCAACTCTCCTCCTCATCTGAGAATGTAAGGATCCTAGCAGGCTGCACATCTGGAAATTGTTACTTCATTTTGAATTCACATAATGACTTTCAATCGATTCAGCCTATACACAAAGTAGGAATTTTTCTTGATTATGAAAAGGGACATATAGCATTTTATAATGTCACAGACAGATGTCTCATCTATAGTCCCTCAAATATAGTCTTTGAAGGACTTCTCCGCCCTTACTTCTCTTTTGGCGTGCCTAAGGAAGAAAGTACCTCTGGATCACTCATTATTTGCCCCATTATTAATGATTAG